From the Arthrobacter sp. PM3 genome, one window contains:
- a CDS encoding mannitol dehydrogenase family protein, with the protein MTITENAGTPGPAAAAELPRLNRGLRPAAAAPVRIVHLGLGAFHRSHQAWYTHHAGDAAEWGIAAFTGRRPDAALALAEQDGLFTLVERGDAGDAFEVIGSIVDAVDGADVARLAALVSAAGTAVITLTITEAAYRLGADGRLDRGAPDVVADLDVLASGEGFPATPLGRLVFALAARRAAGAGPLAVVCCDNLADNGTVARNAVVGLAGYWDSGLAGWIEANISFVSTSVDRITPRTTDADLAAVEAACGYRDTSPVVAEPFRNWVLSGAFPAGRPRWEDAGAVFVDDIGPYENRKLWLLNGAHSLLAYAGQLRGHSTVAEALQDEPCRQAVEAFWDEAESNLHGPAGDAAELRIPAYRAALLERFGNGRIAHHLAQIAMDGSTKLRMRAVPVLLAERAQGRSGAAAALMIAAWMDFTATAESLQDPLAADVAAANTLAGAERIRALLSLLSPDLLDPAAPSGGPVVELIENLSGTFSGPAVPE; encoded by the coding sequence ATGACCATCACAGAAAACGCCGGGACCCCCGGACCGGCTGCCGCGGCGGAACTGCCGCGGCTGAACCGCGGCCTCCGTCCCGCGGCCGCGGCCCCGGTGCGGATCGTCCACCTGGGCCTGGGTGCCTTCCACCGCTCGCACCAGGCGTGGTACACCCACCATGCCGGCGACGCCGCGGAGTGGGGGATCGCCGCGTTCACTGGCCGGCGCCCCGACGCGGCGCTGGCGCTGGCCGAACAGGACGGCCTCTTCACGCTGGTGGAACGCGGCGACGCCGGCGACGCCTTCGAAGTGATCGGCAGCATCGTCGACGCCGTGGACGGGGCCGACGTCGCGCGGCTCGCCGCGCTGGTCTCCGCTGCCGGGACCGCCGTCATCACGCTGACCATCACCGAGGCCGCCTACCGGCTCGGCGCCGACGGCCGGCTGGACCGCGGGGCTCCCGACGTGGTCGCGGACCTTGACGTGCTGGCGTCCGGCGAGGGTTTCCCGGCGACGCCGCTGGGCCGGCTGGTCTTTGCCCTCGCCGCCCGCCGGGCCGCCGGGGCCGGTCCCCTCGCGGTTGTCTGCTGCGACAACCTCGCCGACAACGGCACAGTGGCCCGCAACGCCGTCGTCGGCCTGGCCGGCTACTGGGACTCCGGGCTGGCCGGCTGGATCGAAGCGAACATCAGCTTCGTCAGCACGTCCGTGGACCGGATCACTCCGCGGACCACGGACGCCGACCTCGCCGCCGTCGAGGCCGCCTGCGGTTACCGCGACACCTCGCCGGTGGTGGCCGAGCCGTTCCGCAACTGGGTCCTCAGCGGCGCCTTCCCGGCCGGCCGGCCCCGCTGGGAGGACGCCGGAGCGGTGTTCGTCGATGACATCGGGCCGTACGAAAACCGCAAACTGTGGCTCCTGAACGGGGCGCACTCGCTCCTGGCCTACGCCGGGCAGCTGCGCGGCCACTCCACTGTGGCCGAGGCCCTGCAGGACGAGCCCTGCCGGCAGGCCGTCGAGGCGTTCTGGGACGAGGCGGAAAGCAACCTGCATGGCCCGGCCGGAGATGCAGCCGAGCTGCGGATCCCGGCGTACCGTGCCGCGCTGCTGGAGCGTTTTGGCAACGGCAGGATCGCTCACCACCTCGCCCAGATCGCCATGGACGGGAGCACCAAGCTGCGCATGCGCGCCGTTCCGGTGCTGCTGGCCGAACGCGCGCAGGGCAGGTCCGGCGCCGCGGCGGCCCTCATGATCGCCGCGTGGATGGACTTCACGGCCACCGCTGAGAGTCTCCAGGACCCGCTTGCGGCGGACGTGGCGGCAGCCAACACGCTGGCCGGTGCGGAGCGCATCCGTGCCCTGCTCAGCCTGCTGTCCCCGGACCTGCTGGATCCGGCGGCACCCTCCGGCGGCCCCGTCGTCGAACTCATCGAAAACCTCAGTGGAACCTTCTCCGGGCCGGCTGTCCCGGAGTAA
- the uidB gene encoding glucuronide transporter codes for MKKLSKLSIVGYGAGDAANNLAFTTATMFLLVYYTDVAGISAAAAGTLLLVVRVFDAFADVFAGRVVDRTYSKRFGKFRPFIMFGSIPLLLLSVATFSIPALGESGTLIYAYVTYAALGLAYSLVNIPYGSLAGAMTQDPAERAKLGSARMIGALLVGSALGIFVAPLIKPGANLQATFTTITIAFVVIGAALYLFTVLTAKERVHRAVPNVTFKQSMDTLKGNRPLLMLCLSSFFFLTGYLALTSVQLYYLRDVLGRLDLYPVLSITQLVLTFVLAGFMPRLVRTAGKKRVYIAASLISAVGGAIVFFTPASQVWVGFSGLLISLVGVLAVSIVVWALEADTVEYGEWKTGVRTEGITYALFSFTRKTGQAVGGALAAYALALGGYKSGAAQTPEAVFGIQVAAGALPAVMTILAVLVMAKYTLTDAMHARILSEIRARRTAGGSGTSDGDSAAAAATPDTAPATAAPVSAAPVSADAVPAAPLASGN; via the coding sequence ATGAAAAAGCTGAGCAAGCTCAGCATCGTCGGCTACGGCGCCGGCGATGCTGCCAACAACCTCGCATTCACCACCGCCACCATGTTCCTGCTGGTGTACTACACAGACGTGGCCGGCATCTCCGCCGCGGCCGCCGGCACCCTGCTGCTCGTGGTTCGGGTCTTCGACGCCTTCGCCGACGTCTTCGCCGGCCGCGTGGTGGACCGGACCTACAGCAAGCGGTTCGGCAAGTTCCGCCCGTTCATCATGTTCGGCTCCATCCCGCTGCTGCTGCTGAGCGTGGCCACCTTCTCCATCCCCGCCCTGGGCGAATCCGGCACCCTGATCTACGCCTACGTCACGTACGCCGCCCTGGGCCTGGCCTACAGCCTGGTCAACATCCCCTACGGTTCACTGGCCGGCGCCATGACCCAGGACCCGGCCGAACGCGCCAAGCTGGGCTCCGCCCGGATGATCGGCGCCCTGCTGGTCGGCTCTGCCCTGGGCATCTTCGTGGCACCCCTGATCAAGCCCGGCGCGAACCTGCAGGCCACGTTCACCACCATCACCATCGCGTTCGTCGTGATCGGCGCGGCCCTGTACCTCTTCACCGTGTTGACGGCGAAGGAACGCGTCCACCGGGCTGTCCCGAACGTGACGTTCAAGCAGAGCATGGACACCCTCAAAGGCAACCGGCCGCTGCTGATGCTGTGCCTGAGCTCCTTCTTCTTCCTCACCGGCTACCTGGCCCTGACCTCGGTGCAGCTGTACTACCTCCGCGATGTCCTGGGACGGCTGGACCTGTACCCCGTGCTGTCCATCACCCAGCTCGTCCTCACTTTCGTGCTGGCCGGGTTCATGCCCCGGCTGGTCCGGACCGCCGGCAAGAAGCGCGTCTACATCGCCGCGTCGCTGATTTCCGCAGTTGGCGGCGCCATTGTGTTCTTCACCCCGGCCAGCCAGGTCTGGGTCGGATTCTCCGGCCTGCTCATCAGCCTCGTGGGTGTCCTCGCCGTCAGCATCGTGGTGTGGGCGCTCGAGGCCGACACCGTCGAGTACGGCGAATGGAAGACCGGGGTCCGGACCGAGGGCATCACCTACGCGCTGTTCTCCTTCACCCGCAAGACCGGCCAGGCCGTCGGCGGAGCCCTGGCGGCCTACGCCCTGGCCCTGGGCGGTTACAAGTCCGGCGCCGCCCAGACGCCGGAGGCCGTCTTCGGCATCCAGGTGGCCGCCGGCGCACTGCCGGCCGTCATGACCATCCTGGCCGTACTCGTCATGGCCAAGTACACGCTCACTGACGCCATGCACGCCCGGATCCTCAGCGAGATCCGCGCCCGCCGCACCGCTGGCGGCAGCGGAACGTCCGACGGCGACAGTGCGGCTGCCGCGGCCACCCCGGACACCGCACCCGCTACTGCCGCCCCTGTTTCCGCCGCCCCTGTTTCCGCTGACGCTGTACCCGCCGCGCCGCTGGCGTCCGGCAACTAA
- the uidA gene encoding beta-glucuronidase codes for MLKPQASETRELVNLDGLYRFKVDFDRSGHRDEWFKAPLATALEMGVPASYNDVFPDKAIRDHVGYVWYQRNVRVPRGWAGERIHIRLDSATHEGMVWVDDTLVARHAGGYMPFSADITDHVTPGQEFRLTISVNNELTQGTIPPGTITVTGDGRRQQSYLHDFYNYAGLHRSVWLFSTPAVRVDDITVVTGFDGSTGSVDYTIATAGGTGSETVTVILRDADGAEAARADAAGGTLAIADVVLWKPGAAYLYSLTAEIRDGGRLLDSYTLPVGVRTVEVRGKEFLINGEPFYFTGFGMHEDHVGIGKGHSDAQMVNDFQLLDWVGANSFRTSHYPYAEEVMEFADRHGIVVIDETAAVGLHLGFGAVFGGIAKKTYVEGGVDANTAASHRQAIAELVARDKNHPSVVIWSIANEPNGSEEGAREYFAPLAELTRQLDPTRPVGYVNVMFDTPDKELLGDLFDVIMLNRYYGWYLNNGDLETAEQVLEKELRGWEAKYGKPMIMTEYGPDTMPGFHSIYEQPWSEEYQAAFLAMYHRVFDRVDAMVGEQVWNFADFQTSNGIMRVDGNKKGVFTRDRRPKPAAYALRQRWTALAGTKTITTGA; via the coding sequence ATGCTAAAGCCCCAGGCCAGCGAAACCCGCGAGCTCGTCAACCTCGACGGCCTGTACCGCTTCAAGGTGGACTTTGACCGCTCCGGCCACCGGGACGAATGGTTCAAGGCGCCACTGGCAACCGCACTGGAAATGGGCGTCCCTGCCAGCTACAACGACGTCTTCCCGGACAAGGCCATCAGGGACCACGTTGGTTACGTCTGGTACCAGCGGAACGTGCGCGTGCCCCGCGGCTGGGCGGGGGAGCGCATCCACATCCGGCTCGACTCGGCCACCCATGAGGGCATGGTGTGGGTCGACGACACCCTGGTGGCCCGGCATGCGGGCGGCTACATGCCGTTCAGCGCGGACATTACCGACCACGTGACGCCGGGGCAGGAATTCCGCCTCACCATCTCCGTCAACAACGAGCTCACGCAGGGCACGATCCCGCCGGGCACCATCACCGTCACCGGGGACGGCCGCCGCCAGCAGAGCTACCTCCACGACTTCTACAACTACGCCGGCCTGCACCGCAGCGTCTGGCTGTTCAGCACCCCCGCCGTGAGAGTCGATGACATCACCGTCGTCACCGGCTTCGACGGATCCACCGGCAGCGTCGACTACACGATCGCCACCGCCGGCGGGACCGGCAGCGAGACCGTCACCGTGATCCTCCGCGACGCCGACGGCGCCGAGGCGGCCCGCGCCGACGCCGCCGGCGGCACCCTGGCGATTGCCGACGTCGTGCTCTGGAAGCCCGGCGCCGCGTACCTGTACAGCCTCACGGCTGAAATCCGCGACGGCGGCCGGCTGCTGGACAGCTACACGCTCCCGGTCGGTGTCCGCACCGTGGAAGTGCGCGGCAAGGAATTCCTCATCAACGGCGAACCGTTCTACTTCACCGGCTTCGGGATGCACGAGGACCACGTGGGGATCGGCAAGGGCCACAGCGACGCCCAGATGGTCAACGATTTCCAGCTTCTGGACTGGGTGGGCGCCAATTCGTTCCGGACCTCGCACTACCCCTACGCCGAGGAAGTCATGGAGTTCGCCGACCGGCACGGGATCGTGGTGATCGACGAAACCGCCGCCGTCGGCCTGCACCTGGGCTTCGGCGCTGTTTTCGGCGGCATCGCGAAGAAGACCTATGTCGAGGGCGGGGTGGACGCCAACACCGCCGCCAGCCACCGGCAGGCCATCGCCGAGCTCGTCGCCCGCGACAAGAACCACCCCTCCGTGGTGATCTGGTCGATCGCCAACGAGCCCAACGGCTCCGAAGAGGGCGCCCGCGAGTACTTCGCACCCCTCGCGGAACTGACCCGCCAGCTGGACCCCACCCGCCCGGTCGGCTACGTCAACGTCATGTTCGACACCCCGGACAAGGAACTGCTCGGGGACCTGTTCGACGTCATCATGCTCAACCGCTACTACGGCTGGTACCTCAACAACGGCGACCTCGAAACAGCGGAGCAGGTCCTGGAGAAGGAACTGCGGGGGTGGGAAGCCAAATACGGCAAGCCCATGATCATGACCGAGTACGGACCCGACACCATGCCCGGCTTCCACTCCATCTACGAACAGCCCTGGAGCGAGGAATACCAGGCCGCCTTCCTGGCCATGTACCACCGCGTCTTTGACCGCGTGGACGCCATGGTCGGCGAGCAGGTCTGGAACTTCGCCGACTTCCAGACTTCCAACGGCATCATGCGCGTGGACGGCAACAAGAAGGGCGTCTTCACCCGGGACAGGCGGCCCAAGCCCGCCGCCTACGCCCTGCGCCAGCGGTGGACGGCACTGGCCGGCACCAAAACCATCACTACCGGGGCCTAG
- the manD gene encoding D-mannonate dehydratase ManD — protein MKIIAADVFVTSPSRNFVTLRITTEDGVTGIGDATLNGRELAVAAYLKEHVAQLLIGKDPHRIEDTWQFLYRSSYWRRGPVTMAAIAAVDMALWDIKGKLAGMPVYQLLGGASRNGLRAYGHASGADIPSLFDSVREHLELGYKSIRIQTAIPGIKAVYGVAAQAQASGERYDYEPAGRGAFPQEEDWDTRAYLRHLPTVFEAVRNEFGPELPLLHDGHHRMTPIQAAKLGKALEPYDLFWLEDCTPAENQEALRLVRQHTTTPLAIGEIFNTVYDYQTIIKEQLIDYVRAASTHFGGISPLKKVMDFAAQYQIKSGFHGPTDISPVGFAAQLHVGLAIHNYGIQEYMQHSDKTNEVFEQSMTFVDGYLHPGDKPGIGVEFNEEAAAAYPYQQAYLPYNRLVDGTVHDW, from the coding sequence GTGAAAATCATTGCCGCTGACGTCTTCGTGACCAGCCCTTCCCGGAACTTCGTGACCTTGCGGATCACCACCGAGGACGGCGTGACCGGGATCGGTGACGCGACCCTGAACGGCCGTGAGCTTGCCGTGGCCGCGTACCTGAAGGAGCACGTCGCGCAGCTGCTGATCGGCAAGGACCCGCACCGGATCGAGGACACCTGGCAGTTCCTGTACCGGTCCTCGTACTGGCGCCGCGGGCCGGTCACGATGGCCGCGATCGCCGCCGTCGACATGGCCCTGTGGGACATCAAGGGCAAGCTGGCCGGCATGCCGGTCTACCAGTTGCTGGGCGGGGCTTCCCGGAACGGGCTGCGCGCCTACGGCCACGCCTCCGGCGCGGACATCCCGTCCCTGTTCGACTCGGTCCGCGAGCACCTGGAACTCGGGTACAAGTCGATCCGGATTCAGACCGCCATCCCGGGCATCAAGGCCGTGTACGGCGTCGCCGCCCAGGCCCAGGCCTCGGGCGAGCGGTACGACTACGAGCCCGCCGGGCGCGGGGCGTTCCCGCAGGAAGAGGACTGGGACACCCGGGCCTACCTGCGCCACCTGCCCACAGTGTTCGAGGCCGTGCGCAACGAGTTCGGCCCGGAACTGCCGCTGCTGCACGACGGGCACCACCGGATGACCCCGATCCAGGCCGCGAAGCTGGGCAAGGCGCTGGAACCGTACGACCTCTTCTGGCTCGAGGACTGCACCCCGGCCGAAAACCAGGAGGCCCTGCGCCTGGTCCGCCAGCACACCACCACCCCGCTGGCCATCGGCGAAATCTTCAATACGGTCTACGACTACCAGACCATCATCAAGGAACAGCTGATCGACTACGTCCGGGCCGCCTCCACCCACTTCGGCGGCATCTCGCCGCTGAAGAAGGTCATGGACTTTGCCGCGCAGTACCAGATCAAGTCCGGCTTCCACGGCCCCACCGACATCTCGCCGGTCGGGTTCGCCGCGCAGCTGCACGTGGGCCTGGCAATCCACAACTACGGCATCCAGGAATACATGCAGCACTCGGACAAGACCAACGAGGTCTTTGAACAGTCCATGACCTTCGTGGACGGCTACCTGCACCCCGGCGACAAGCCCGGCATCGGCGTCGAATTCAACGAGGAAGCCGCCGCGGCCTACCCCTACCAGCAGGCCTACCTGCCGTACAACCGCCTCGTCGACGGCACCGTCCATGACTGGTGA
- a CDS encoding LacI family DNA-binding transcriptional regulator — MTEPAKPDVAAPAGPAAAPARKPAREGKSGATIYDIARAAGVNPSTVSRALSKPGRVSAKTQKLIEDAAAELNYQVNPFARALPTGRTSTFGLIVADITNPTFFDIIRGAGATATARDYTLVLADSAESAVTELTTARRMMPTVDGLILASPRMDDDDIRALARDKPVVVINREVDGVPCVVPDVNKGISEAVRSLAANGHRKVAYVAGPAQSWMSARRWEGVRAACEWSRLEAVRLESTKPTVDGGRQAARAVRASGATAVLTYNDLLAIGLMQELQAAGVVVPDQLSIVGFDDIFGADFTTPPLTTVRSPLGECGSGAAGLLLDSLAGGGGAAAGTLSVETELVLRGSSGRLLPSA; from the coding sequence GTGACTGAACCCGCGAAGCCAGACGTTGCCGCACCAGCCGGACCCGCCGCAGCGCCGGCGAGGAAGCCTGCCCGGGAAGGGAAGTCCGGCGCCACGATCTACGACATCGCCCGGGCTGCCGGGGTGAACCCGTCCACGGTGTCGCGGGCGCTCAGCAAGCCGGGCCGGGTCAGCGCCAAGACGCAAAAACTCATCGAGGACGCGGCGGCCGAGCTCAACTACCAGGTGAACCCGTTCGCGCGGGCATTGCCCACGGGACGGACCAGTACCTTCGGCCTCATCGTCGCCGACATCACCAACCCCACGTTCTTCGACATCATCCGCGGGGCAGGCGCCACCGCCACGGCCCGGGACTACACCCTGGTCCTCGCCGACTCGGCCGAGTCCGCCGTCACCGAGCTGACCACCGCCCGACGGATGATGCCCACCGTCGATGGGCTGATCCTCGCCAGCCCGCGCATGGACGACGACGACATCCGAGCGCTCGCCCGCGACAAGCCCGTGGTGGTCATCAACCGCGAGGTCGACGGCGTCCCGTGCGTGGTGCCCGACGTCAACAAAGGCATCAGCGAGGCCGTCCGCAGCCTCGCCGCGAACGGGCACAGGAAAGTCGCCTACGTGGCAGGGCCGGCACAGTCCTGGATGTCCGCCCGGCGCTGGGAGGGCGTCCGGGCGGCGTGTGAATGGTCCCGGCTCGAGGCCGTGCGGCTGGAGTCCACCAAACCCACGGTCGACGGCGGCCGGCAGGCCGCCCGTGCGGTGCGGGCCAGCGGCGCCACCGCCGTCCTGACGTACAACGATCTCCTCGCCATCGGCCTGATGCAGGAGCTGCAGGCCGCCGGCGTGGTGGTCCCGGACCAGCTCAGCATTGTCGGCTTTGACGACATCTTCGGGGCGGATTTCACCACCCCGCCGCTGACCACCGTGCGATCCCCCCTGGGCGAATGCGGTTCCGGCGCGGCCGGACTCCTGCTGGACAGCCTGGCCGGCGGGGGCGGGGCGGCGGCCGGGACGCTGAGCGTGGAAACCGAACTCGTGCTGCGCGGTTCCAGCGGGCGGCTCCTGCCGTCGGCGTAG
- the uxaC gene encoding glucuronate isomerase: MSQSIAASPDRLLPADPGTRSIARSLLAQVQDLPIISPHGHVDAAVLEQNTPFPDPAALLVSPDHYVTRLIHASGVPLEHLRPQAGAQAHGSAAAPESRAVWRAFCEAWPLFDGTASGYWLRDQFHSVFGLEQEISGATADASYDAISARLQEADFRPRQLFKDFNIEVLATTDDPLDDLAAHKALAADPTFHGRVLPTFRPDAYLNPANPAWGGNVERLIAAAGDGGSGFAGYLTALENRRRYFVDHGAVSADHGVRTPRTLKLDAADAERLFERARAGEATAAEREDFEAHMMYQMARMSVEDGLVMTIHPGSFRNHHTDTFNKYGADTGHDIPFAIDYTASIRPVLQDFGNNQDFHLVLFTMDETVYSRELAPLAGFYPSVYLGAPWWFLDAPDAMLRFRSAVTETAGFSRSSGFIDDTRAFCSIPARHDASRRIEASFLARLVAEHRISEDRARDIIVDLVDGSPRRVFKL; encoded by the coding sequence ATGTCACAGTCGATTGCAGCCTCTCCGGACCGGCTCCTGCCCGCCGACCCAGGCACGCGGAGCATTGCCCGCAGCCTGCTCGCCCAGGTACAGGACCTGCCGATCATTTCCCCGCACGGCCACGTCGATGCCGCCGTGCTCGAGCAGAACACCCCCTTCCCCGACCCGGCAGCGCTGCTGGTCAGCCCGGACCACTACGTCACCCGCCTGATCCACGCCAGCGGCGTCCCGCTGGAACACCTGCGCCCGCAGGCCGGCGCTCAGGCGCACGGGTCCGCGGCGGCGCCGGAATCCCGGGCTGTGTGGCGGGCATTCTGCGAGGCGTGGCCGCTCTTCGACGGCACCGCCTCGGGCTACTGGCTCCGCGACCAGTTTCACAGCGTTTTCGGCCTGGAGCAGGAGATCAGCGGCGCCACCGCCGACGCCTCCTACGACGCCATCTCGGCCCGGCTCCAGGAAGCGGATTTCCGACCCCGCCAGCTGTTCAAGGACTTCAACATCGAGGTGCTGGCCACCACCGACGACCCGCTGGATGACCTGGCCGCCCACAAGGCCCTGGCCGCGGACCCCACGTTCCACGGCCGCGTCCTGCCGACGTTCCGGCCCGACGCCTACCTCAACCCGGCCAACCCGGCCTGGGGCGGCAACGTCGAACGGCTCATCGCGGCAGCGGGCGACGGCGGCAGCGGCTTTGCCGGCTACCTCACTGCGCTCGAGAACCGGCGTCGCTACTTTGTGGACCACGGCGCTGTGTCGGCCGACCACGGCGTCCGCACCCCGCGCACCCTGAAGCTGGACGCCGCTGATGCGGAGCGGCTCTTCGAGCGGGCCCGCGCCGGTGAGGCCACCGCCGCCGAGCGCGAAGACTTCGAAGCCCACATGATGTACCAGATGGCGCGGATGTCGGTCGAGGACGGCCTGGTCATGACCATCCACCCGGGCTCGTTCCGCAACCACCACACGGACACGTTCAACAAGTACGGTGCGGACACCGGGCACGACATCCCCTTCGCGATCGACTACACCGCGTCCATCCGGCCCGTGCTGCAGGACTTCGGCAACAACCAGGACTTCCACCTGGTGCTCTTCACCATGGACGAAACCGTCTATTCGCGCGAGCTCGCGCCCCTGGCCGGTTTCTACCCGTCGGTCTACCTCGGCGCCCCGTGGTGGTTCCTGGACGCGCCCGACGCCATGCTGCGCTTCCGCTCCGCGGTGACCGAGACGGCCGGATTCTCCCGGTCCTCGGGTTTCATCGACGACACCCGCGCCTTCTGCTCCATTCCGGCCCGGCATGACGCCTCCCGCCGGATCGAGGCCTCGTTCCTGGCCCGCCTCGTGGCCGAGCACCGGATCAGCGAGGACCGGGCCCGCGACATCATCGTCGACCTCGTCGACGGCTCCCCGAGAAGGGTCTTCAAGCTATGA
- a CDS encoding gluconokinase, GntK/IdnK-type translates to MTDDLQAAGPAHVVVMGVTSCGKSTVGAAIAERLGADFLDGDSLHPQSNIDKMSSGTPLDDDDRAPWLAEIGRRFAASDAGLVIACSALKRAYRDIIRSGDPSVVFVHLHGTRELLSSRMAARPGHFMPLSLLDSQLGTLEELEADEKSVVVDIALPVEQIADEAVAALPALHGDAARFAVDLQAAPFNLDDDAIAWVESTIGAMSLEEKIGQLFINHNNDYSPEYLDGVLENYHVGGMRYRPGPSAEVQAHIRYAQSKTWVPLLIASNPEMGGAGSCDDGTFVSTHLQAGSHPDKGIARRMGQVAGVETAALGCNWAFAPIVDIHYNWRNTVISTRSFGNTPEIVVERAKEYFDGISESPTVCAMKHFPGDGVDERDQHVVTSYNTFGYGQWNETYGHVYREMIGHGVQSIMAGHIGAPDLSRHFRPGLADQDILPATLAPELLQDLLRGELGFNGLVLTDASQMIGLTQAMKRSDLVPATIAAGCDMFLFFRNPAEDFGYMLEGYKSGVITEERLQDALRRILGLKASLGLHRTPRESLVPPVEALELIGSEAHRAVAAEIADKTVTLVKDTAGNLPVTPETHKRIRLYGISGGADFTRADPLAYLDVVRDELEKAGFEVHVFRTADQRQAAGEDGVNFMSVIAEEATADYAQKYDAAFVFANVKGFAQEAAIRIKWSTPMAAEIPWYATEVPTVFVSLNQPNHLIDVPVVKTAIHAHAGSREAIRATIDKIQGKSEFQGTFNENVFCDSFDTRL, encoded by the coding sequence ATGACTGATGACCTGCAGGCCGCCGGTCCCGCCCACGTGGTGGTGATGGGCGTGACCAGCTGCGGCAAGAGCACCGTGGGCGCGGCCATTGCCGAACGCCTCGGCGCGGATTTCCTCGACGGCGATTCGCTGCACCCGCAGTCGAACATCGACAAGATGTCCTCCGGCACTCCGCTGGACGACGACGACCGGGCACCGTGGCTGGCCGAAATCGGCAGGCGCTTCGCGGCGTCGGACGCCGGCCTGGTTATCGCGTGCAGCGCGCTCAAACGCGCCTACCGTGACATCATCCGCAGCGGTGACCCGTCCGTGGTGTTCGTGCACCTGCACGGGACCCGGGAACTGCTCAGCAGCCGCATGGCCGCCCGCCCCGGGCACTTCATGCCGCTCTCGCTGCTGGACTCGCAGCTGGGCACCCTCGAAGAACTCGAAGCCGACGAAAAGAGTGTTGTCGTGGACATCGCCCTGCCTGTGGAGCAGATCGCTGATGAAGCGGTGGCTGCCCTGCCCGCGCTGCACGGCGATGCCGCCCGGTTCGCCGTGGACCTCCAGGCCGCGCCGTTCAACCTCGACGACGACGCCATCGCCTGGGTGGAGTCCACCATCGGCGCGATGTCGCTCGAGGAGAAAATCGGCCAGCTGTTCATCAACCACAACAACGACTACTCCCCGGAGTACCTCGACGGCGTGCTGGAGAACTACCACGTGGGCGGCATGCGCTACCGGCCCGGACCGTCGGCCGAGGTGCAGGCGCACATCCGCTATGCCCAGTCCAAGACCTGGGTGCCGCTGCTGATCGCCTCGAATCCCGAAATGGGCGGCGCCGGGAGCTGCGACGACGGGACGTTCGTCTCCACCCACCTGCAGGCAGGCTCGCATCCGGACAAGGGCATCGCCCGCCGGATGGGGCAAGTGGCCGGGGTGGAGACCGCGGCGCTGGGCTGCAACTGGGCGTTCGCGCCGATCGTGGACATCCACTACAACTGGCGCAACACCGTCATCTCCACCCGGTCGTTCGGGAACACCCCGGAGATCGTCGTGGAACGGGCCAAGGAGTACTTCGACGGCATCAGCGAGTCGCCCACGGTGTGCGCCATGAAGCACTTCCCGGGCGACGGCGTGGACGAACGCGACCAGCACGTGGTCACGTCCTACAACACGTTCGGCTACGGGCAGTGGAACGAAACCTACGGGCACGTGTACCGGGAAATGATCGGCCACGGCGTGCAGTCCATCATGGCCGGCCACATCGGCGCGCCGGACCTTTCACGGCATTTCCGTCCCGGACTGGCGGATCAGGACATCCTGCCCGCCACCCTGGCGCCGGAACTCCTGCAGGACCTGCTCCGCGGCGAGCTCGGCTTCAACGGCCTGGTCCTGACCGATGCGTCCCAGATGATCGGACTGACCCAGGCCATGAAGCGCAGCGACCTGGTCCCGGCCACCATCGCGGCCGGGTGCGACATGTTCCTGTTCTTCCGGAACCCGGCCGAGGACTTCGGCTACATGCTGGAAGGCTACAAGTCCGGTGTCATCACCGAGGAACGGCTGCAGGACGCCCTGCGCCGGATCCTGGGCCTGAAGGCCTCGCTCGGGCTGCACCGGACGCCGCGGGAATCCCTCGTCCCGCCGGTCGAGGCCCTGGAACTGATCGGCAGCGAGGCCCACCGTGCCGTGGCGGCGGAGATTGCGGACAAGACCGTCACCCTGGTCAAGGACACCGCCGGGAACCTGCCCGTCACGCCGGAAACGCACAAACGGATCCGCCTCTACGGCATTTCCGGCGGCGCGGACTTCACCCGGGCGGACCCGCTGGCCTACCTGGATGTTGTCCGGGACGAGCTCGAAAAGGCCGGGTTCGAAGTCCACGTCTTCAGGACGGCCGATCAGCGCCAGGCCGCCGGCGAGGACGGGGTGAACTTCATGTCCGTCATCGCCGAGGAAGCCACGGCGGACTACGCGCAGAAGTACGACGCCGCGTTTGTGTTCGCCAATGTGAAGGGCTTCGCCCAGGAAGCGGCGATCCGGATCAAGTGGTCCACCCCGATGGCGGCGGAGATCCCCTGGTACGCCACCGAGGTCCCCACGGTCTTCGTCTCGCTCAACCAGCCCAACCACCTTATCGACGTGCCCGTGGTGAAAACCGCCATCCACGCCCACGCGGGGTCGCGCGAGGCCATCCGGGCCACCATCGACAAGATCCAGGGCAAGTCGGAGTTCCAGGGCACGTTCAACGAGAACGTCTTCTGCGACTCCTTCGACACCCGGCTCTGA